A genomic segment from Verrucomicrobiales bacterium encodes:
- a CDS encoding ThuA domain-containing protein: protein MQSRTYFTLVVGLIALLSQPVPAAQPARPLKGLLITGGCCHDYTAQKSILAEGIAARANVEWTVVQDPSTGTTGRPPVYAGKNWSKGYDVVVHNECFADEKDTAWLEGIVSEHRKGVPAVVIHCAMHCYRAPTNEWFKFVGVTSHRHGSHFAYTLKNVAPEHPVMKGFPTEWQTPKEELYHIAQVWPGTVSLGTGYSPETKKDETCVWVSQYGKARVFGTTVGHYNHTMQEPVYLDLVTRGVLWSCDKLGADGKPKKGYGPGGL, encoded by the coding sequence ATGCAATCTCGCACTTATTTCACTCTCGTGGTCGGCCTCATCGCTCTCCTGAGCCAACCTGTTCCAGCGGCGCAACCTGCACGTCCCCTCAAGGGGCTTCTGATTACCGGCGGTTGCTGCCATGATTACACGGCGCAGAAGTCAATCCTGGCCGAGGGAATTGCGGCCCGAGCGAATGTGGAGTGGACGGTTGTCCAGGATCCAAGCACAGGGACCACTGGGCGTCCTCCGGTCTATGCCGGGAAGAACTGGTCCAAAGGCTATGACGTGGTGGTTCACAACGAGTGCTTTGCCGATGAAAAAGACACGGCTTGGTTGGAGGGCATCGTGAGCGAGCACCGAAAAGGAGTTCCGGCCGTGGTGATCCATTGCGCCATGCATTGCTACCGCGCTCCGACCAACGAGTGGTTCAAATTTGTGGGGGTTACATCGCATAGACATGGCTCGCACTTTGCCTACACCCTCAAGAATGTGGCGCCGGAGCATCCGGTCATGAAAGGATTTCCGACCGAATGGCAGACCCCAAAGGAGGAGCTTTATCACATCGCCCAGGTGTGGCCTGGTACCGTGTCGCTCGGCACGGGTTACAGCCCGGAGACCAAGAAGGACGAGACCTGTGTCTGGGTTTCCCAATATGGCAAGGCGCGAGTGTTCGGCACCACGGTGGGACACTACAACCACACCATGCAGGAGCCCGTTTATTTAGACCTGGTGACTCGCGGCGTGCTCTGGAGCTGTGATAAGCTAGGCGCGGACGGGAAGCCGAAGAAGGGCTATGGGCCTGGCGGACTTTAA